Proteins encoded within one genomic window of Felis catus isolate Fca126 chromosome C1, F.catus_Fca126_mat1.0, whole genome shotgun sequence:
- the CXCR2 gene encoding C-X-C chemokine receptor type 2: MEVDWDDYSLEDFFDMENYSYNTDLPTILSDSAPCRPESLEINQYAMVVIYALVFVLSLLGNSLVILVVLYSRVSRSVTDVYLLNLAIADLLFALTLPIWAASKAKGWIFGTALCKVVSLLKEINFYSSILLLACISVDRYLAIVHATRTLTQKRHWVKFICLGIWALSLILSLPIFIFRRAIYPPYSSPVCYEDMGANTTKWRMVMRVLPQTFGFLLPLMVMLFCYGLTLRTLFEAHMGQKHRAMRVIFAVVLIFLLCWLPYNLVLIADTLMRLRAIKETCERRNDIGRALDATEILGFFHSCLNPIIYAFIGQKFRHGLIKIMAIHGLISKEHLSKDSRPSFVGSSSGNTSTTF, from the coding sequence ATGGAAGTAGACTGGGATGATTACAGCTTGGAAGATTTCTTCGACATGGAAAATTATAGTTACAACACTGACCTGCCCACTATTCTGTCAGACTCTGCCCCATGCAGGCCAGAATCTCTGGAAATCAATCAGTATGCCATGGTGGTCATCTATGCCCTGGTCTTCGTGCTCAGCCTACTGGGAAACTCCTTAGTGATACTGGTTGTCTTATATAGTCGGGTGAGTCGTTCTGTCACTGATGTCTACCTGCTGAATCTGGCCATAGCCGACTTGCTCTTTGCCCTGACCTTGCCTATCTGGGCTGCCTCCAAGGCAAAGGGCTGGATCTTTGGCACAGCCCTTTGCAAGGTGGTCTCGCTCCTGAAAGAAATCAACTTCTACAGCAGCATCCTGCTGCTGGCCTGCATCAGCGTGGACCGCTATTTGGCCATTGTCCATGCCACACGCACACTGACTCAGAAGCGGCACTGGGTCAAGTTCATATGCTTAGGCATCTGGGCCCTGTCCCTGATCCTGTCCCTGCCCATCTTCATCTTCCGCAGGGCCATCTATCCCCCCTATTCCAGCCCAGTCTGCTATGAGGACATGGGTGCCAATACTACAAAATGGCGGATGGTGATGCGGGTCCTGCCCCAGACCTTTGGCTTCCTCCTGCCCTTGATGGTCATGCTATTTTGCTATGGACTCACCCTGCGCACGCTGTTTGAGGCCCACATGGGGCAGAAACACCGGGCCATGAGGGTCATCTTTGCTGTCGTGCTCATCTTCCTGCTCTGCTGGCTGCCCTACAACCTGGTCCTGATCGCAGACACCCTCATGAGGCTCCGGGCGATCAAAGAGACCTGTGAGCGCCGCAATGACATTGGCCGGGCCCTGGATGCCACCGAGATTCTGGGCTTCTTCCACAGCTGCCTCAATCCCATCATCTACGCCTTCATCGGCCAGAAGTTTCGCCATGGACTCATCAAGATCATGGCCATCCATGGCCTCATCAGCAAGGAGCACTTGTCCAAGGACAGCAGGCCTTCCTTTGTTGGCTCTTCTTCAGGGAACACTTCTACTACCTTCTAG